From one Danio rerio strain Tuebingen ecotype United States chromosome 19, GRCz12tu, whole genome shotgun sequence genomic stretch:
- the twist1a gene encoding twist-related protein 1a → MFEEEAMHEDSSSPESPVDSLGNSEEELDRRQPKRVSRKKRASRKNAEDSDSPTPGKRSKKCSNSSSSPQSLEDLQTQRVMANVRERQRTQSLNEAFASLRKIIPTLPSDKLSKIQTLKLAARYIDFLCQVLQSDELDSKMSSCSYVAHERLSYAFSVWRMEGAWSMSTSH, encoded by the coding sequence ATGTTTGAGGAAGAGGCGATGCACGAGGACTCCAGCTCTCCAGAGTCTCCGGTGGACAGTCTGGGAAACAGCGAGGAGGAGCTCGACAGGCGACAACCGAAGCGCGTCAGCAGGAAAAAACGCGCCAGCCGCAAAAACGCCGAGGATTCCGACAGTCCCACGCCCGGGAAGAGGAGCAAGAAgtgcagcaacagcagcagcagcccgCAGTCTCTGGAGGACCTGCAGACGCAGCGCGTCATGGCGAACGTGCGCGAGCGTCAGAGGACTCAGTCTCTGAACGAGGCGTTCGCCTCCCTGCGCAAAATCATCCCCACCTTACCCTCGGACAAACTCAGCAAAATACAGAcgctcaaactcgcggcccggtACATTGACTTCCTCTGTCAGGTCCTGCAGAGCGATGAGCTGGACTCCAAGATGTCCAGCTGCAGTTATGTGGCGCACGAGAGACTCAGCTACGCGTTTTCTGTGTGGAGAATGGAGGGCGCGTGGTCCATGTCAACATCCCACTAA